The following coding sequences are from one uncultured Desulfobacter sp. window:
- a CDS encoding ABC transporter permease yields the protein MKTVFFLGANFILQRRLRFFLTVFAAMASTCIVLWIVSGYEAVLKSHDVFAERALGRYTLSVDAISRSVDRHVMPQTLTDLRADPEVIAAEAMWAKRITIQTDEVVRMAPPPGSASDPEDMPEVARVHQGLMIAGDAPLPPFPILKGEWINSGRSTAVNGRYNAVVSAQIADRYKLEIGSRLKIGRPGKTKVLEIIGVIDNPPMPVTGRVSGTIILPTPSVGGIYVSADDAETLTNDKFTITFIGLCLKKSADVHNFRFRWTPILNSYAQPAQFQRDHDLEEQLDEAASAKNMKLQSYAATIITMFFAFLMVFNTLNMGVSEQIREFAMLRAVALTRADVALIIFIQAILVSGLGFAGGFGCAVIITKAASSFSMIALRHNVEIGMLSIILAAISTFGGTLLAAVFPAWRSTRVRPLDAMMPPQAEVSDYAVLIKRLFVVSMVFICMAALFVFMAPAEAGRIVFVRLMACVFCLGIGFILLAPPAASFMYLLAGGVIARIFRVNPELLSKQLSSQLWRTVASILAMGVGLSLFISIQVWGYTLLENFVPGRWVPDALVTFGPDGLAGTDALQVAKIPGIDPNHCLAILVEQPRLAKDYTNSARQASVIRQDNVVIVGLDPEKALGSDHPTFNFSFVRGSRQDALAMLKQGNACIVPEHFLRVSGMEVGDTFTLIPPENPEHKAAYKIAASVKMKGWHWQTKTTGLRVRVHRAAALIFADYQSVAQHFSIDRPQHVWFNYTSDKVDPASVDDKLQSFYADITGQSVVKGKPRNKAQFVIENSDQKEQPYIQTVTLRQIRHQIRTMAKRWLWAAGMLPAIAMLIGCIGLFNVIISSVQTRRWELGILRAVGFSRWALVRMIIAEGVLIGVTAVLLSLGFGILAGWFGTTAAQHFSFFGGMKSELVVPWYQLGIGIITALIFSALTAAIPAFQVGRTPPLKLLQQGRNIF from the coding sequence ATGAAAACTGTTTTTTTTCTTGGGGCCAATTTTATTCTGCAGCGCCGGCTTCGATTTTTTCTCACCGTATTTGCAGCCATGGCCTCAACCTGTATTGTGTTGTGGATCGTCAGTGGTTACGAAGCCGTCCTTAAAAGTCATGATGTGTTTGCCGAACGGGCATTGGGGCGGTACACCCTTTCGGTGGACGCCATCAGCCGCTCTGTTGACCGCCATGTAATGCCCCAGACCCTGACCGATCTCAGGGCAGATCCCGAGGTCATTGCCGCCGAGGCCATGTGGGCAAAACGAATTACCATACAGACCGATGAGGTTGTCAGGATGGCACCGCCCCCTGGATCGGCCTCTGATCCCGAAGATATGCCTGAGGTGGCCCGGGTTCACCAGGGGTTGATGATTGCCGGTGATGCGCCGTTGCCGCCGTTTCCGATTCTTAAAGGCGAGTGGATCAATTCCGGCAGATCTACAGCGGTCAACGGACGGTACAATGCCGTTGTCAGTGCGCAAATTGCCGACAGGTATAAATTGGAAATCGGCAGTAGGCTCAAAATCGGCCGTCCCGGCAAAACCAAAGTGCTTGAGATCATCGGCGTGATTGATAATCCGCCCATGCCTGTGACAGGCCGCGTAAGCGGCACCATTATTTTGCCGACCCCTTCGGTCGGCGGCATTTATGTCTCCGCCGACGATGCTGAAACGCTCACCAACGACAAATTTACCATTACCTTTATCGGACTTTGTCTGAAAAAGAGCGCAGATGTCCACAACTTTCGTTTCCGCTGGACGCCGATACTGAACAGCTATGCACAGCCCGCTCAGTTTCAGCGGGATCACGATCTTGAAGAGCAGCTTGATGAGGCCGCATCCGCTAAAAATATGAAACTGCAATCCTATGCGGCAACTATCATAACCATGTTTTTTGCCTTTTTGATGGTGTTTAACACCTTGAACATGGGGGTCAGTGAACAAATCCGTGAATTTGCCATGCTGCGTGCCGTCGCGCTGACGCGGGCCGATGTGGCCCTGATTATTTTTATCCAGGCCATATTGGTCAGTGGCCTGGGCTTTGCCGGCGGTTTTGGATGCGCCGTAATCATCACCAAGGCAGCAAGTTCCTTTTCAATGATCGCCCTTCGCCACAACGTGGAAATTGGGATGCTGAGCATCATTCTTGCGGCCATTTCTACGTTTGGGGGCACTCTGTTGGCGGCTGTTTTCCCGGCCTGGCGCTCTACCCGTGTAAGGCCCCTGGATGCCATGATGCCACCCCAGGCAGAAGTTTCGGATTACGCTGTTTTGATTAAACGGTTATTTGTGGTTTCCATGGTTTTCATCTGCATGGCAGCATTGTTCGTATTCATGGCGCCGGCGGAAGCCGGCCGGATTGTCTTTGTGCGTTTAATGGCCTGTGTCTTCTGCCTGGGCATCGGCTTTATATTGCTTGCTCCGCCTGCTGCCTCGTTTATGTATCTACTGGCGGGAGGTGTCATCGCCCGAATTTTCAGGGTGAATCCGGAGCTGCTATCCAAACAGCTCTCCTCTCAATTATGGCGAACGGTGGCTTCAATTCTCGCCATGGGCGTTGGATTGAGCCTGTTCATCAGTATTCAGGTGTGGGGCTATACGCTGCTTGAAAATTTTGTCCCCGGGCGATGGGTACCGGATGCCTTGGTTACCTTCGGCCCCGATGGCCTGGCGGGCACAGATGCCTTGCAGGTTGCAAAGATCCCCGGGATAGATCCAAACCATTGTCTGGCTATTCTTGTTGAACAGCCCCGCCTGGCAAAGGACTATACCAATAGTGCGCGCCAGGCATCCGTCATACGCCAGGACAATGTGGTCATTGTGGGTCTGGATCCGGAAAAAGCCCTGGGCTCTGATCATCCGACATTTAACTTCAGTTTTGTTCGCGGATCAAGACAGGATGCGTTGGCCATGCTCAAGCAAGGCAATGCCTGTATCGTCCCTGAGCATTTTCTACGTGTCAGCGGCATGGAAGTCGGGGATACCTTTACATTGATTCCGCCTGAAAATCCTGAACACAAGGCCGCCTATAAAATAGCGGCGTCGGTGAAAATGAAGGGATGGCACTGGCAGACAAAAACCACCGGATTACGGGTTCGGGTTCACCGGGCAGCCGCATTGATATTTGCCGACTATCAGAGTGTGGCCCAACACTTTTCCATCGACCGGCCCCAGCATGTCTGGTTCAATTATACGTCTGATAAAGTTGATCCCGCATCTGTTGATGACAAACTTCAATCCTTTTATGCCGATATCACCGGACAATCGGTCGTCAAAGGTAAACCGAGAAACAAGGCGCAATTTGTCATCGAAAATTCTGATCAAAAGGAACAGCCCTATATCCAGACGGTTACCCTCAGGCAAATCCGCCATCAAATCAGAACCATGGCAAAACGATGGCTCTGGGCGGCGGGAATGCTGCCCGCCATTGCCATGCTGATCGGCTGCATTGGACTGTTTAATGTCATTATCTCCTCTGTCCAAACCCGGCGGTGGGAATTGGGCATTTTAAGGGCCGTCGGGTTCAGCAGATGGGCCCTTGTGCGAATGATTATTGCCGAAGGGGTATTGATCGGTGTCACCGCCGTCCTGCTTAGCCTGGGGTTCGGTATCCTTGCCGGTTGGTTCGGTACCACGGCGGCACAGCATTTCAGTTTTTTCGGCGGGATGAAATCTGAACTGGTGGTGCCCTGGTACCAACTGGGCATCGGCATTATCACCGCGTTGATATTTTCAGCGCTGACGGCCGCAATACCGGCCTTCCAGGTGGGCAGGACACCGCCTTTAAAACTTCTTCAGCAAGGCAGAAATATATTTTGA
- the pseC gene encoding UDP-4-amino-4,6-dideoxy-N-acetyl-beta-L-altrosamine transaminase — MPKVLGYAHQCVDDADISAVAAVLEADYLTTGPRVEQFEKMLCEMTGAEHCIACANGTAALHLACMALGVGKGDIGLTSPISFLASANCIEYCGGRADFVDIDPETLCLSPQQLEAYCREHKPPKVVIPVDFAGLGADLAAMAELSKIYGFSVIEDAAHALGSFYQADGKQYACGSCTHTDLAVFSFHPVKTITTGEGGAVMTNDRALADRVRSLRNHGMASHAGLIEQHGGWAYEMTHLGFNYRITDIQCALGISQLSRLDGFRNRRRQIVSTYNDAFSKHEDLVLPPPNLSLSACPHLYPIRLKAGATKRRQVYEHLKADNIVCQVHYIPIYRQPYYADKYGYEKGRCPQAELYYSQALSLPLFPAMSDHDVLRVIEQFLIVLD; from the coding sequence TTGCCGAAAGTTTTGGGGTATGCTCACCAATGCGTGGATGACGCGGATATTTCAGCTGTGGCGGCTGTGCTGGAAGCAGACTATTTGACCACGGGTCCAAGGGTGGAACAGTTTGAAAAGATGCTGTGCGAGATGACGGGTGCAGAACATTGCATTGCCTGCGCCAACGGCACCGCAGCATTGCATCTGGCATGCATGGCGTTGGGTGTGGGTAAGGGGGATATTGGCCTGACGTCACCCATTTCCTTTCTGGCTTCCGCCAATTGTATTGAATATTGCGGGGGCAGGGCTGATTTCGTTGATATTGATCCGGAAACGCTTTGCCTGTCACCCCAACAGCTTGAGGCATATTGCCGGGAGCACAAACCGCCCAAGGTCGTCATTCCGGTGGATTTCGCAGGCCTTGGAGCGGATCTTGCCGCCATGGCTGAATTGTCCAAAATCTATGGATTTTCAGTGATAGAAGACGCGGCCCATGCGCTGGGCTCTTTTTACCAGGCAGATGGAAAACAATATGCCTGCGGCAGCTGCACCCATACGGATCTGGCTGTTTTTTCCTTTCATCCGGTAAAGACCATCACCACAGGGGAGGGCGGGGCGGTCATGACCAATGACCGAGCTCTGGCCGATCGGGTAAGAAGCTTGCGCAACCATGGCATGGCGAGTCATGCCGGCCTGATTGAACAGCATGGCGGCTGGGCCTATGAAATGACGCATCTTGGGTTCAACTACCGCATCACCGATATCCAGTGCGCCCTGGGCATCTCCCAACTCTCCCGGCTGGACGGATTCAGAAACCGGCGCAGGCAGATCGTCTCTACGTATAATGATGCGTTTTCAAAACACGAAGATCTGGTGCTCCCTCCCCCGAATCTTTCACTCTCCGCATGTCCCCACCTTTACCCCATCCGTCTGAAAGCCGGTGCAACGAAAAGGCGGCAGGTGTATGAACATCTGAAAGCCGATAACATCGTTTGCCAGGTCCATTATATCCCCATATACCGTCAGCCCTATTACGCGGATAAATACGGGTACGAAAAGGGCCGGTGCCCCCAGGCCGAACTTTATTATTCCCAGGCCTTGAGCCTGCCGCTTTTCCCGGCCATGTCAGACCACGATGTTTTGCGCGTGATTGAGCAATTTCTTATTGTCCTGGATTAA
- a CDS encoding ATP-binding protein, protein MIPFIVALGTSFYFFSLALDKSTQASLERTLTDHRKMIESFLIERKSDLELITRAYTFEEIKDEGAITTICQSLQSRSAAFVDLGLFDETGNHLKYSGSFALAGKSYTQEPWFRNTMVRGFYISDIFLGYRNIPHFVVAVRRTESNRTWVLRATIDTVFFDSMVSGVRIGKTGEAYILNHEGVAQTARRSGDIALLDKDPAFGWMNKLFSANKQTFQLSPKGQPFLYAVSKLANKSWYLVVRQEKQDAYRALYSAILICVVIAILGLAALVVLAYFTSETICRRMDRLDEEKEQLGSQLIRAVQLAEIGEMAAGFAHEINNPLQIIKSEYALIKILMEELYPGKEDKKDTSPDPQTLNDIRESVDQIHKQVERCHEITSAILKFGRKKEVKHTTLDPGTVIPEILKLVENSARTSGVEITTQIEENVPNFMGDPGRFQQVMLNLVNNAIHAVTSRHGANGGKIEISAARTRNDEGRAMIDIQVKDNGCGIAPEHMDKIFSPFFTTKAVGRGTGLGLSVCFGIIESFSGTMSVESRPGEGTVFSIQLAAHENQSS, encoded by the coding sequence ATGATCCCTTTTATCGTTGCCTTGGGGACCAGCTTTTATTTCTTTTCTTTGGCCCTGGATAAATCCACCCAGGCCAGCCTTGAACGGACCCTGACAGATCATCGCAAGATGATTGAATCATTCCTGATTGAAAGAAAATCCGACCTTGAACTGATCACCCGGGCATACACCTTTGAAGAGATAAAGGACGAAGGTGCCATCACCACCATCTGCCAAAGTCTTCAAAGCCGGTCTGCCGCCTTTGTTGATTTAGGACTTTTTGACGAGACAGGCAATCACTTAAAATATTCCGGGTCCTTTGCCCTGGCAGGAAAAAGCTATACCCAGGAACCCTGGTTCCGGAACACCATGGTCCGGGGATTTTATATCAGTGATATTTTTTTAGGGTATCGCAATATCCCCCATTTTGTCGTGGCCGTGCGTAGAACTGAATCCAACCGGACCTGGGTGCTGCGGGCCACCATTGATACCGTGTTCTTTGATTCCATGGTATCCGGTGTGCGCATCGGCAAAACAGGCGAAGCCTACATTTTAAACCACGAAGGGGTTGCCCAGACCGCCAGACGTTCCGGGGATATCGCCCTTCTTGATAAAGATCCTGCCTTTGGATGGATGAACAAACTGTTTTCCGCCAACAAACAAACTTTCCAGCTCTCGCCCAAAGGCCAGCCTTTTTTATATGCCGTATCCAAACTGGCCAATAAATCCTGGTATCTGGTCGTCCGCCAGGAAAAACAAGACGCATATAGAGCCCTTTACTCTGCGATCCTGATCTGTGTGGTCATCGCCATTTTAGGCCTGGCCGCCCTGGTGGTCCTGGCCTATTTCACCTCCGAGACCATCTGCCGGCGCATGGACCGTCTGGACGAAGAAAAGGAACAGCTTGGCAGCCAGTTGATCAGGGCCGTGCAACTGGCGGAAATCGGGGAAATGGCCGCAGGATTCGCCCACGAAATCAACAACCCCTTACAGATCATCAAAAGTGAATACGCATTAATCAAAATTCTTATGGAAGAACTGTACCCGGGCAAAGAGGACAAAAAGGATACTTCTCCCGATCCCCAGACCCTCAATGATATCCGGGAAAGTGTGGACCAGATTCATAAACAGGTGGAACGGTGCCATGAGATTACCTCAGCCATCTTAAAATTTGGACGAAAAAAAGAGGTTAAGCACACCACCCTGGACCCGGGTACAGTTATTCCTGAAATTCTCAAGCTGGTTGAAAACTCCGCCCGAACGAGCGGCGTAGAGATCACAACGCAGATTGAAGAAAATGTCCCAAATTTCATGGGCGACCCCGGCCGTTTCCAGCAGGTTATGCTCAATCTGGTTAATAACGCCATACATGCCGTGACCAGCCGGCACGGCGCCAACGGCGGCAAAATTGAAATCAGTGCAGCCCGGACCCGGAACGATGAAGGCCGGGCCATGATTGACATTCAGGTTAAAGACAATGGGTGCGGCATCGCACCTGAGCATATGGATAAAATTTTTTCACCCTTTTTCACCACAAAAGCCGTTGGCAGGGGAACGGGTCTGGGGCTTTCGGTGTGTTTCGGCATCATCGAAAGCTTTAGCGGCACCATGTCCGTGGAGAGCCGCCCCGGCGAGGGGACCGTATTTTCCATCCAGCTTGCGGCACATGAAAATCAATCGTCTTAG
- a CDS encoding response regulator — protein MEKMKLLLVDDETRYLETTSKLIERKGYDVWTAPSGEEALKILAAHNIHVVVLDVKMPGMDGNETLKHIKELHPLTEVIMLTGHATVDSAIDGLKSGAWDYLMKPADIEEIIEKAELAFQKRMNQEEKIRSAQAKQYLKSPREILKEGDA, from the coding sequence ATGGAGAAGATGAAACTGTTATTGGTAGATGATGAAACCCGTTACCTTGAGACCACCAGCAAACTCATCGAGCGAAAGGGCTACGACGTATGGACAGCCCCCAGCGGAGAAGAAGCCCTTAAAATCCTGGCGGCCCACAATATCCATGTGGTGGTTCTGGATGTGAAGATGCCCGGAATGGACGGCAATGAAACCCTTAAGCATATCAAGGAGCTCCACCCCTTAACCGAAGTGATCATGCTCACCGGCCATGCCACAGTGGATTCGGCCATAGACGGTCTCAAGTCCGGTGCCTGGGATTATCTGATGAAACCTGCGGACATTGAAGAGATTATTGAAAAAGCGGAACTGGCGTTCCAGAAACGCATGAACCAGGAAGAAAAAATCCGCTCTGCCCAGGCCAAACAATATCTGAAATCCCCCCGGGAAATTCTCAAAGAAGGGGATGCGTAA
- a CDS encoding ABC transporter ATP-binding protein encodes MQRTRKDQMVEATQFDVERLVHIDNLNKTFSQGNNHIPALKKLALTVDSGEFVAVMGASGSGKSTLLHILAGLLKPDNGSKVTIFGQNFTQLKEKAITAFRLENIGIIYQNYNLVRSLNVKENIRLPLLLLKNSQKREQKINALIEKLGLTHRTHHLPRQLSGGEQQRVAIGRALITEPKLILADEPTGNLDISAGVHICSILKSSKKEMGHTIIMVTHEPHIAFQADRIIMLAEGRIVSDVRKDQFEDSVELSVHYQKILQENVNTSRQGTVQ; translated from the coding sequence ATGCAGCGCACAAGAAAGGATCAAATGGTGGAAGCAACACAATTCGATGTGGAGCGTTTAGTTCATATAGATAACCTAAACAAAACCTTTTCCCAGGGCAATAACCATATCCCGGCCTTAAAAAAACTGGCATTAACGGTTGATTCCGGGGAATTTGTTGCCGTTATGGGCGCCAGCGGTTCCGGCAAAAGTACCCTGCTTCACATTCTGGCCGGCCTTTTAAAACCGGATAATGGTTCCAAGGTAACGATTTTTGGACAAAATTTTACTCAGTTAAAGGAAAAGGCTATCACCGCGTTCCGACTGGAAAACATCGGCATTATCTATCAAAATTATAATCTGGTTAGATCTTTGAATGTAAAAGAGAATATTCGACTGCCGCTGCTCCTTTTAAAAAACAGCCAAAAAAGAGAGCAAAAAATCAATGCCCTGATCGAAAAGCTGGGCCTGACCCATCGAACCCATCATCTGCCGCGTCAGTTAAGCGGCGGAGAACAGCAGCGCGTCGCCATCGGACGGGCACTGATCACCGAGCCCAAACTCATTCTTGCCGATGAGCCCACCGGAAATCTTGATATTTCCGCAGGCGTTCATATCTGCAGCATTTTGAAAAGTTCGAAAAAAGAGATGGGCCATACCATCATCATGGTCACCCATGAGCCCCACATCGCCTTTCAGGCAGACAGAATCATCATGCTGGCTGAAGGGCGGATCGTCTCTGATGTTAGAAAAGATCAGTTTGAGGATTCGGTTGAACTCAGTGTCCATTATCAAAAAATATTGCAGGAGAACGTCAACACCAGCCGCCAAGGGACAGTCCAATGA
- a CDS encoding ABC transporter permease — MRFIIKLLTAGLIDRKSALLLIVVATAACSGLIAGVGGVYKLAGDRINQKVAKVVGPIDRIIISGTESDWEADKTRYGAVKADIALEKKIVENIVNSPEIQRAYPAAYAKVEVLNPQQKYSGAMYRPGHTLVLPIMAMVNDQMPPTSLVPGLSEEAWQICVNDGTLVFPSVNGRDGKPRYSESAQVLVNSVDTANNAVIGTTYKAMDQVRNFGGIFVSRTLFETLTGQPFRINRIFVDLGENPDNQSVQRFDRAFELAALDAGLPVSMLKPQDYVDDMMENQMFRFSGFGLIPFSGTVLTVIGAFFIILHAVGIGNASRIKESIGLRAIGVPGNLLTILTILEALIPAIIGCIIGLIIARILYGMGLASDRMGMTFVTENFSGGVYNKALFAMMPYCFGITLSSTLLAIFPIARNIWKKHPLESDHVDADQEPTLTGRHAFFRVILAVVLFCINPLVTLWTGLPFSLRSILVPATYITTLFAILLLVPLMTHLYRIVFSGPLSFMFNLRKELVNNFLRAHFAKVAAGTAAILIGLGLYVATLIWGYSMKTPFLLTEKAPDASVVVFPQGLNSPQIKEIATANGIENLVPLHMQHPTISDNQAQQRKGQLSDWRDLLYLGCDVYQVFGNDATKGIIDGRMIKGDEKNAFKQVMAGNGCLISAELHRNDPDLFDIGKQIEIQKIGERQRIKHPIVGIIDVAGWHMFTKSARMRRGLGRLAGLVFVSQNSLIHHYPDSKPRCFWLNVDPQQLNITEVPPGPPGRRTKPGKRPDPSRANRSMPKKQGTAPKATKPSVESVFKSAMTGLTGSGGDDFYVRVVNISEMTKAIERRSVNVINSIALVPFIALLLSSIAIAATIATSVQARKRELGIFRSIGISRSGLFRLIFIESIVMVSVAALLGLIFGVVVAWSGIIISAGSWGVASPYIIPWKLVVPGCLIAVLAGLVGAVAPALIISAKETFALLNAEEVL, encoded by the coding sequence ATGAGATTTATCATTAAATTATTGACCGCCGGACTCATAGACAGAAAAAGTGCCCTGCTTTTAATTGTCGTTGCCACAGCCGCTTGTTCCGGCCTGATAGCCGGTGTAGGCGGCGTATATAAACTGGCCGGTGACAGAATTAATCAAAAGGTGGCAAAAGTTGTCGGCCCCATTGATAGAATTATCATATCGGGAACTGAATCGGACTGGGAGGCGGATAAGACCCGGTATGGGGCCGTCAAAGCCGATATCGCCCTTGAAAAAAAAATAGTTGAAAACATTGTCAATTCACCAGAAATCCAGCGTGCTTATCCGGCGGCCTATGCAAAAGTTGAGGTGTTGAATCCCCAACAAAAGTACAGCGGTGCTATGTATAGACCCGGTCATACCTTGGTTCTGCCGATTATGGCGATGGTTAACGATCAGATGCCGCCGACTTCTCTGGTGCCCGGATTATCGGAAGAGGCATGGCAAATATGCGTTAACGACGGAACCCTTGTTTTTCCATCGGTTAACGGACGTGACGGAAAGCCGCGTTATTCAGAAAGCGCACAGGTGCTGGTCAATTCAGTTGATACGGCAAACAATGCCGTCATCGGGACGACCTATAAGGCTATGGACCAGGTACGTAATTTCGGCGGTATCTTTGTTTCCAGAACACTATTTGAAACGCTTACCGGGCAACCATTCAGGATCAATCGTATTTTTGTCGATTTGGGTGAAAATCCCGACAATCAGTCTGTTCAGCGTTTTGATCGTGCATTTGAGCTTGCGGCTTTGGATGCCGGGCTTCCGGTATCCATGCTCAAGCCCCAGGATTATGTTGATGACATGATGGAAAACCAGATGTTCCGGTTCAGCGGATTTGGTTTGATTCCTTTTTCGGGCACAGTATTGACCGTCATCGGCGCCTTTTTCATCATTCTTCACGCCGTGGGCATCGGCAATGCAAGCCGGATCAAGGAGTCCATAGGGCTTCGCGCCATTGGCGTACCCGGGAATCTGTTAACCATTCTGACCATATTAGAAGCGCTGATTCCCGCCATTATCGGCTGCATCATCGGTTTAATAATTGCAAGAATTCTCTACGGCATGGGGTTGGCGTCCGATCGGATGGGCATGACGTTTGTGACCGAGAATTTTTCCGGCGGTGTTTACAATAAGGCGCTGTTTGCCATGATGCCTTACTGTTTCGGCATCACCCTCTCTTCAACGCTTTTGGCAATCTTCCCCATTGCCCGTAATATCTGGAAAAAACATCCACTGGAAAGTGATCATGTTGACGCTGACCAGGAACCGACCCTGACCGGCAGGCACGCGTTTTTTCGCGTGATCTTGGCTGTGGTATTGTTTTGCATCAATCCCCTGGTAACCTTGTGGACCGGCCTCCCTTTTTCCTTGCGGAGCATACTGGTGCCTGCCACCTATATTACAACCCTTTTCGCTATTTTGCTCTTGGTGCCGTTGATGACCCATCTGTATCGGATTGTTTTCAGTGGTCCGTTATCGTTTATGTTTAATCTGCGCAAAGAACTGGTTAATAATTTTCTGCGTGCACATTTCGCCAAAGTTGCGGCCGGTACAGCCGCCATATTAATTGGCCTGGGCTTATATGTGGCCACCCTCATCTGGGGGTACTCCATGAAAACGCCTTTTCTTCTGACTGAAAAGGCACCGGATGCCTCGGTTGTGGTGTTTCCCCAGGGGCTTAATTCGCCTCAAATAAAAGAAATCGCAACGGCAAACGGCATTGAGAACCTGGTGCCGCTTCATATGCAGCATCCGACCATTTCAGACAACCAGGCCCAACAGAGAAAAGGCCAGTTATCAGATTGGCGGGATCTGCTTTATCTGGGCTGTGATGTTTACCAGGTTTTCGGCAATGACGCTACCAAGGGAATCATTGATGGACGGATGATTAAAGGCGATGAAAAAAATGCGTTCAAACAGGTGATGGCCGGCAACGGCTGCCTGATTTCCGCCGAACTCCATCGTAATGATCCGGATCTGTTTGACATCGGCAAACAAATTGAAATTCAGAAGATAGGAGAACGGCAACGCATTAAACACCCGATTGTCGGCATCATTGATGTTGCCGGATGGCATATGTTTACCAAATCAGCAAGAATGCGGCGGGGACTTGGGCGCCTTGCCGGGCTGGTCTTTGTTTCCCAAAACAGCCTGATACATCACTACCCGGACAGCAAGCCGAGATGTTTTTGGCTAAATGTTGACCCCCAGCAACTCAATATCACCGAAGTTCCTCCAGGACCGCCCGGAAGGAGAACAAAACCGGGTAAGCGGCCCGATCCATCCCGGGCGAATCGGTCCATGCCCAAAAAACAGGGCACCGCACCCAAGGCAACAAAACCCAGCGTGGAATCGGTATTCAAATCCGCCATGACCGGGCTTACCGGGTCCGGTGGTGATGATTTCTATGTCCGGGTGGTAAACATCTCTGAAATGACAAAGGCCATTGAAAGGAGAAGCGTCAATGTGATCAATTCCATTGCCTTGGTGCCGTTTATCGCCCTGTTGCTGTCTTCCATCGCCATTGCCGCGACCATCGCAACCTCTGTGCAGGCGCGTAAAAGAGAGCTGGGGATTTTTAGATCCATTGGCATTTCACGCAGCGGGCTGTTTCGCCTTATTTTTATTGAAAGCATTGTCATGGTCAGCGTCGCAGCTTTGCTGGGATTAATTTTCGGTGTCGTCGTGGCGTGGTCGGGGATTATTATCTCCGCCGGTAGCTGGGGCGTGGCCTCCCCTTACATCATCCCATGGAAACTGGTTGTACCCGGATGCCTTATCGCTGTGCTGGCCGGGTTGGTCGGGGCGGTGGCCCCGGCATTAATCATATCGGCAAAAGAGACGTTTGCGTTGCTGAATGCTGAGGAGGTGCTTTAG
- a CDS encoding ABC transporter ATP-binding protein, which translates to MSLLLEVVDVVKCFCRGSKKINALNGVSLDIRKGEFVAIMGASGSGKSTLLHAMAGLTDVDQGRIRINSQDLSLLNDNQLTRFRKKNIGLVFQAFNLIPILSAGDNVRLPGFSEPGISRKVDDLLELLGMTDRKTHKPDALSGGEQQRVAIARALIADPAIMLVDEPTGNLDSIAGEQICTILRRLCDEQGSTIVMVTHEPVVASYSDRIVILKDGRIIDSFDTSGFSDVQTLSYRYQAAVLGNTQTTGAAK; encoded by the coding sequence ATGTCGTTGCTTTTAGAGGTTGTGGATGTTGTCAAATGCTTTTGCCGGGGCAGTAAGAAAATAAATGCGCTCAATGGCGTAAGTCTTGACATACGAAAAGGTGAGTTTGTGGCGATCATGGGGGCATCCGGATCGGGGAAGAGCACGTTGCTCCATGCCATGGCCGGATTAACGGATGTTGATCAAGGACGCATCCGAATCAATTCCCAGGATTTAAGCCTGCTGAATGACAATCAGTTAACCCGGTTCCGGAAAAAAAATATCGGCCTGGTCTTCCAGGCATTTAATCTTATTCCCATATTGAGCGCTGGGGATAATGTTCGTTTGCCCGGATTCAGTGAACCTGGTATCAGCCGTAAAGTTGATGACTTGCTCGAATTACTCGGCATGACCGACCGTAAAACCCACAAACCCGATGCGCTTTCGGGGGGAGAGCAGCAACGGGTTGCCATCGCCCGGGCCTTGATCGCTGATCCGGCCATTATGCTGGTTGATGAGCCCACGGGAAATCTTGATTCCATCGCCGGTGAGCAGATTTGCACTATTTTGCGTAGGCTCTGTGATGAACAGGGGAGTACCATTGTGATGGTAACCCACGAGCCTGTTGTGGCCAGTTATTCGGATCGCATCGTAATTTTAAAGGACGGCCGGATTATTGACTCCTTTGATACGTCTGGGTTCAGTGACGTGCAGACGCTGAGCTATCGATACCAGGCGGCTGTCCTGGGCAATACCCAGACGACGGGTGCCGCCAAATGA